GCGTTAAGAGTCTCTTGACTCATTCGATTCATGCGTAGCGGTTCGCGCAAAGGATCATTCCAGCCTCGCATCCCGTATAGCTTAAGCCTGAAGCCAGCCAATCTATTTAAGGAATCCGCCGCAAGATCAGCCTGAGCCGCCCACGCCTCTTCCCACTTGGTGGACATGGTAGCTCGGACTGCCGGCTCTGGATCATCCAGCTTATTGGCAGCTTGCCCAACAGAAAGGTGGGACGTAACGCCCTCTTCCTCCCATGGGATGGAAACCCGACTGACAATTGTATTATAATGCTCCCCCCAGCCGTGATAACCATCGACAGCCAGCTCGCTTGCCACAGCTTCTAAAGCAGGCGGAAGCTTATCCTTAGCAGAATCTCGACGTTCGTTGAGCGGAAAAAGCAGGCTAGCAATATTCGATTGCTCACTCCACTCCTTCCAGACTTGCTCTGGCAAAGAAGCCAGAAGAGCGTCGTACATATCCATAGCTTGCTTAATACGAGCTGATAACGTCTGTATGCGCTCTGTCCACGCCACCGCCCGCTTGTCACTCATGTCCTGAGAGGTCAAGCAAGAAACGAAGGAGTCCGCTTCTCTTTGCTTAGATACGATGTCCTGCAGCTGCTCAGTCCATTGCGTTAACTGCTTAGTGTCCACCGAGCCTTCCTCAGCCCCTTGAAGCTCCTTAAGCAGCAAGGCAGTGAGCGCTTCAGTTTCTTTAACAAACGATTCAAATTGTGGAGAGGAAGAGCCACCGGGAAACAAAGACTCAAGGCTCCATTTTAAGGAATACAATTGTTTCATCCTTACATCGCTCCATTTCCATTGCGCTCAGTTATTTTATTGTTGTATGGTTATATGAGAAAGGTGGGCTTGACTATGATTCCATTACGTAACAGTTTACCCTACGATATCATCCGAAATGAAGTATTCGTTCAAGAGTGTCCATTCTGCAAAAGCTCCCCGGTTCTTCTTCCGTTAAAAGCCGAGGACGTCCGAAGTATGCAAGGAGGCGCCCGCAAAATAACACTTATATTTCCCTGCTGTCATGGTAGTCTCCGTCTTATTGATGCTGACCAGGATTACCTTCTTTCAAACCGTCCTATACGCACATAGCCATTGTCATTGCCTGCTTAAGAAGCTGACCTATACCCCGCTCTGTTGCATTTCCTCTGGGAGCTCCAGACCGCGTCCCGTCATTTCTTCGCGTATGTATTGCCATTGCTCTCGAGAGGCTCTGATCATAGGGGCATCGGTTATTTTCTTATCGTGAATGACCCGCACGAACCATCTTACCGCCTCATGATTGTCGCCAAGCCGTCTATTTAATTCACCAATCAGAAACATAAGACGAGCATTGCTCAGAGAATCTCTCTCCGTCTCATACACACGTACGTAAGCATCCTTGGCGAATTTAAGAAACCGACTCTCCTGCTCCTTATCTTCCTCATAACGGTACAACCATGCGATATGATGCAGCAATGCTGCAGTAACCCGATCCTTCTCTTCGATAGCTTGGGAGGTCAAAAGCGAAAGCTTGTAGCATTCCTTTGCCACTTCCAAGTTTCTTTCTCCACCATAATCCTTATATTTCCATATGGCGCCTATTTTTTCGTAATAAGCTGATCTTTGATGATCATTTAACCGTTCACCGAAGCTCTCGGTCGATGCAAAACCACACATAGGACATACCCTAACCACATAATAATCCGGGTTTATCGTTTTGAAGTAAGAGCAAAAATCAGAATCAGTCTTAATAGCCTTCTTAAGGCTTGGCCTTACTCGAGAGGTTTGGAAGCTCTCTTCGCAGCAAATACATTTAACTTTAATTTGGAAAAGCGGCTCCACGATTTGCTCCTCCTTATAGGGGCATTAGGATCTGTCGGAATTAACAAAATGATTAGCCGGACCGGATAATCTCTCAATAACAAGCTTCTGAAAAGGTACTGGAATTTCGGTTTCGGCGAGTGCTGCTGCCATGCAGCTCAACCACGCCTCCGCCCTCTCAGGGGTAATTTCAAAAGGAAGATGACGGGCTCGCATCATCGGATGACCATATTCATCAGAGTAGAGAGAAGGCCCCCCTAGAAACTGAGTCAGAAACAAATACTGCTTCTCCATTACAGGATTAATATCCTCTGGAAACAATGGCGCTAGCAACGGGTGCTCCTGCACCTTTGGATAAAAGCGCGCTACCACATCACGAATAACTTCGGCGCCTCCAATTGCGTCGTAGATTTGAGAATAACTGGACAAATTGTACCTCCTATTATGAGACCATGGAATATTGACACCATGATCGCTCCTTGAATTGGGTATTTGTGCCTGTCTGAAAGTACCTATTTTACACGCTCATTATACCATAAGCATAAACAGCAGTCGCTGTCCTTTGGATGCCTTCCCCCACGTATAATACAAAAATCGCCCCGAAGGGCGATCCAAATCGGCAACCGGCCGATAACGATATTGGTCTTTACATTTCTTCCTCAGGGCTAAGTAAAGATTCCCGAATGACATAAACGAAAGCGCATACAAGCAAACCTGCAACGATTCCAGCCATACGCATCACTCCAGCTTCTATAAGTCTCATTTCCATAGTTGAATCCTTTTTTCTAGTTCCATTGTATCATAACTATTTACACAGATCACGATATTTTTGTAAACGTTTGCAAAGATTATTTAACCTTTTTTTCAGATCGGAAAGATTGAACAAGCTTCATCATATATTGGACAAGAGGTGTTGAAGTATAGGGAAGTGAAGGTGAAAACATGCAGGGAAATCAGGAAAATTCATTCCGTTGGTATACACTTGCGAGTGTGTTAGCGATTGGCGGAGCTGCTTTATTCATTGGTATTCTGGCGATTGCAAATACCCAGATCGCTCTAACAGCTTCACTGCGAGGGGTTTCCGTATGGTGGGAGGTATTATTTCCAGCCTTATTTCCCTTCTTTGTTCTTTCAGAATTATTGCTTGGCTTTGGAATTGTTCATCTTGCAGGCACCTTATTAGATCCCTTCATGCGTCCTTTGTTCCGCCTTCCGGGCGTTGGAGGCTTCATCGTAGCTATGGGGTTTGCATCGGGATATCCGGTTGGAGCCCGATTAACCTCTCGTTTAATGGAGCAGAAGCTGATCAATCAGAACGAGGGTCAACGATTGGTTGCCATAACGACAACCTCCGACCCCATTTTTCTAATTGGAGCTGTCTGCATTGGTTTTTTCGGTAGTCTACAGGCTGCTCCAATATTGGCTCTTGCTCACTACGGAGGGGCTCTGATACTAGGAATAGCCTCCTCGAGATTCGGCAAAGGGCAGCTGCTGGTTACTGAGAAGAGCATTCCACTTAAGGGGAGCAGAATTCGAGCGGCGCTTGCAGCTATGCACCACGCTCGACTAGCTGATGGACGACCCTTTGGCGTATTGCTGCAGCAGTCACTGCAATCCTCTTTAACGCTTATGGTCATAGTGGGCGGCTTGGTCGTTTTTTTCTCAGCGACATTGGAGCTATTCATCCATAGCGGGATTCTCTCCTTGTTTCGCGATGCAACAGCGAGCTTGCTACAGTGGTTTAAGCTATCTCCCCAACTATCGTCTGCTTTCGTAAATGGAACCTTCGAAGTCACATTAGGAGCCAAGGCCGCTGCTTCCAATATACAAATTCCCTTGGTTGATCGCATCGCGGCTGCTGCCTTTGTTCTCTCATGGGCAGGCTTTTCCGTTCATGCGCAGGTAGCAGGCTTAATGAGCAGAACAGCTTGGCGATATTTCCCGTTTGCACGTGCACGATTTCTTCACAGCTTACTTGCGATGCTGCTCGTTTATTTGATATGGCCTTTATTTAATCATAATGCAGCTGTAAGCTCCCCTGCTCTTGCCGTGTCGCATGCTGGTCACCTGATCAACCATACACCTATTCCTACGGTACTATGGCTTCCCATTTTATTCGGGGTAACAATATTGACCATCGTAGTTGCCGGAATTATAGCCATCGGAATAGATAAAATAAAGCTTAGTCGAGCAGCATAGGATTGTATTCCCCATCGTTATTGTTTATGATCGAATCAGTTATAAGTAATAGGGTGTCGGAAGGAGCGGCCAGGATTGAAATACGCATTGCTTGACCGGGGAGACCGATTATCCCGGGCATTATCGGAAGAGTTTCAAGGCTTAGCAGCAGCTAGAGGATTTATGATGAATGAAACCTCGCCTGATATTGTCGTTTCCATTGGAGGGGATGGTACTCTTCTTCAAGCTTTTCATCGATTTAAGAATCAGCTAGAGAATGTCGCTTTTATTGGAATTCATACTGGCCATCTCGGTTTTTACGCCGACTGGAAGAAGGATGAGCTATCTGAGCTGTTG
This portion of the Cohnella abietis genome encodes:
- a CDS encoding DUF2225 domain-containing protein, with the translated sequence MEPLFQIKVKCICCEESFQTSRVRPSLKKAIKTDSDFCSYFKTINPDYYVVRVCPMCGFASTESFGERLNDHQRSAYYEKIGAIWKYKDYGGERNLEVAKECYKLSLLTSQAIEEKDRVTAALLHHIAWLYRYEEDKEQESRFLKFAKDAYVRVYETERDSLSNARLMFLIGELNRRLGDNHEAVRWFVRVIHDKKITDAPMIRASREQWQYIREEMTGRGLELPEEMQQSGV
- a CDS encoding globin domain-containing protein, giving the protein MSSYSQIYDAIGGAEVIRDVVARFYPKVQEHPLLAPLFPEDINPVMEKQYLFLTQFLGGPSLYSDEYGHPMMRARHLPFEITPERAEAWLSCMAAALAETEIPVPFQKLVIERLSGPANHFVNSDRS
- a CDS encoding nucleoside recognition domain-containing protein, encoding MQGNQENSFRWYTLASVLAIGGAALFIGILAIANTQIALTASLRGVSVWWEVLFPALFPFFVLSELLLGFGIVHLAGTLLDPFMRPLFRLPGVGGFIVAMGFASGYPVGARLTSRLMEQKLINQNEGQRLVAITTTSDPIFLIGAVCIGFFGSLQAAPILALAHYGGALILGIASSRFGKGQLLVTEKSIPLKGSRIRAALAAMHHARLADGRPFGVLLQQSLQSSLTLMVIVGGLVVFFSATLELFIHSGILSLFRDATASLLQWFKLSPQLSSAFVNGTFEVTLGAKAAASNIQIPLVDRIAAAAFVLSWAGFSVHAQVAGLMSRTAWRYFPFARARFLHSLLAMLLVYLIWPLFNHNAAVSSPALAVSHAGHLINHTPIPTVLWLPILFGVTILTIVVAGIIAIGIDKIKLSRAA